The proteins below are encoded in one region of Micromonospora yangpuensis:
- a CDS encoding endonuclease/exonuclease/phosphatase family protein: MSAGVRLRVVSYNIHGQRDDTAALASVVRSAAPDVVIVQEGARRFGWRQRNAALAESFGLVVAAGGLPSLGNVLLTSLRVRVLGTSCRRFPLTPGRHLRGAALADCAVGGARFVLAGSHLSTDPAERPAQAAAFKQDLAGAAWPVVAGADLNEGPDGPAWRTLADGLTDAALEMDRADRLTYSCAEPRRRIDALFVDPSIRVVDYDVVDTPETRRASDHFPILADLLLPVAG, translated from the coding sequence GTGAGTGCCGGAGTGCGGTTGCGGGTGGTGTCGTACAACATCCACGGCCAGCGGGACGACACCGCCGCGCTGGCCTCGGTGGTCCGCAGCGCCGCGCCGGACGTGGTGATCGTGCAGGAGGGGGCCCGCCGGTTCGGCTGGCGGCAGCGCAACGCCGCCCTGGCCGAGTCGTTCGGCCTGGTGGTCGCCGCCGGTGGTCTGCCGTCGCTGGGCAACGTGCTGCTGACCAGCCTGCGGGTCCGGGTGCTCGGCACGAGCTGCCGGCGGTTCCCGCTCACCCCGGGCCGGCACCTGCGGGGTGCCGCGTTGGCCGACTGCGCGGTCGGCGGGGCCCGGTTCGTGCTGGCCGGCTCGCACCTGTCCACCGATCCCGCCGAGCGTCCCGCCCAGGCGGCGGCGTTCAAGCAGGACCTGGCCGGGGCGGCCTGGCCGGTGGTCGCCGGAGCGGACCTCAACGAGGGGCCGGACGGCCCGGCCTGGCGTACCCTCGCCGACGGGTTGACCGACGCCGCGCTGGAGATGGACCGCGCCGACCGGCTCACCTACTCCTGCGCCGAGCCGCGTCGGCGCATCGACGCGCTCTTCGTCGACCCCTCGATCAGGGTGGTCGACTACGACGTGGTGGACACGCCCGAGACCCGCCGGGCCAGCGACCACTTCCCGATCCTGGCCGACCTGCTGCTTCCGGTGGCCGGCTGA
- a CDS encoding ROK family glucokinase codes for MAAVTLTIGVDVGGTKVAGGVVDDTGAVLVQVRRDTPAEDVGKTRDVIIEVVTELAKGRTVDAVGIGAAGWIDATRSTVLFAPNLAWRDEPLRQYVSAAVGLPVIVENDGNVAAWAEFRYGAARDADDSMVMFTIGTGVGGGIILGGELVRGAHGIAAELGHMLTVPDGHQCGCGRLGCIEQYASGNALVRFARAGARQEPHRAGALLELAGGEAEAITGPMVTAAAQGGDPVSSEAFAQIGRWLGTSLADMAQILDPQALVVGGGVIDAGDLLLGPTRRSFADALAQRGRLPVADIRPAELGNSAGVIGAADLARRL; via the coding sequence GTGGCAGCGGTGACGCTGACCATCGGAGTCGACGTCGGTGGCACGAAGGTGGCCGGCGGTGTCGTGGACGACACCGGCGCAGTGCTCGTGCAGGTCCGACGGGACACCCCCGCCGAGGACGTCGGCAAGACCCGGGACGTCATCATCGAGGTCGTCACCGAACTGGCCAAGGGCCGGACGGTCGACGCCGTCGGCATCGGCGCGGCCGGCTGGATCGACGCCACCCGCTCCACCGTGCTCTTCGCGCCCAACCTGGCCTGGCGGGACGAGCCGCTGCGGCAGTACGTCAGCGCCGCCGTCGGGCTGCCGGTGATCGTGGAGAACGACGGCAACGTGGCGGCCTGGGCCGAGTTCCGCTACGGCGCGGCCCGCGACGCCGACGACTCGATGGTCATGTTCACCATCGGCACCGGGGTCGGCGGTGGCATCATCCTCGGCGGCGAGCTGGTCCGCGGCGCCCACGGCATCGCCGCCGAGCTGGGCCACATGCTCACCGTCCCGGACGGTCACCAGTGCGGCTGCGGCCGGCTCGGCTGCATCGAGCAGTACGCCAGCGGAAACGCGCTGGTCCGCTTCGCCCGTGCCGGGGCCCGCCAGGAGCCGCACCGGGCCGGTGCCCTGCTCGAACTCGCCGGTGGGGAGGCCGAGGCGATCACCGGCCCGATGGTGACCGCCGCCGCCCAGGGCGGTGACCCGGTCTCCTCCGAGGCGTTCGCCCAGATCGGCCGCTGGCTGGGCACCAGCCTGGCCGACATGGCCCAGATCCTCGACCCGCAGGCCCTGGTGGTCGGCGGCGGCGTGATCGACGCCGGTGACCTGCTGCTCGGCCCCACCCGGCGCTCCTTCGCCGACGCGCTGGCCCAGCGCGGCCGGCTGCCGGTCGCCGACATCCGCCCGGCCGAGCTGGGCAACAGCGCCGGCGTCATCGGCGCCGCCGACCTCGCCCGGCGCCTGTGA
- a CDS encoding flavin-containing monooxygenase, with protein sequence MSSSADHGRPEPDPSDAPAPDGRSVADRGETVCVIGAGASGLVAVKNLREHGFGVDCYERETSVGGAWNWRHDRSPVYASTHLISSRPFTQFPDFPMPDDWPDYPHHSQLLSYFERYADHFDLRSHVWFGTEVVRVEPAAGHRWDVTTRSTGGYGPERTSRYAAVVVANGHNWSPKLPDYPGLEEFRGEIMHASSYKDPTQLRGKRVLVVGAGNTGCDIAVEAAQQASACWHSSRRGYWYAPKYVLGRPADQVNDLLLAWRVPLAVRQWLYHRLLRLTVGDLTRFGLPKPDHRVYETHPIANSQLVYYAGHGALRPVPDVARFHGGSVELTDGRRIEPELVVFATGYLPRFEFLDPAVLGDTDGSGRPRLWLNAFAAGHPTLAVAGLVQPDSGIFALSHWQTVLFARLLRSRVERPERAAAFAERVAAGVGQRYSGRVKESSRHWFEVAHADYLRAVQRALHELEGK encoded by the coding sequence GTGTCCTCCTCCGCCGACCACGGCCGTCCCGAGCCCGACCCGTCGGACGCCCCGGCGCCCGACGGGCGGTCCGTGGCCGACCGGGGTGAGACCGTCTGCGTGATCGGCGCCGGGGCCAGCGGCCTGGTGGCCGTGAAGAACCTGCGCGAGCACGGCTTCGGCGTGGACTGCTACGAGCGGGAGACCTCCGTCGGCGGCGCCTGGAACTGGCGGCACGACCGCAGCCCGGTCTACGCCAGCACCCACCTGATCTCGTCGCGGCCGTTCACCCAGTTCCCCGACTTCCCGATGCCCGACGACTGGCCCGACTACCCGCACCACAGCCAGCTGCTGTCCTACTTCGAGCGGTACGCCGACCACTTCGACCTGCGGTCGCACGTCTGGTTCGGCACGGAGGTGGTCCGGGTCGAGCCGGCCGCCGGCCACCGCTGGGACGTCACCACCCGCAGCACCGGCGGGTACGGTCCGGAACGCACCTCCCGGTACGCCGCCGTGGTGGTCGCCAACGGCCACAACTGGTCGCCGAAGCTGCCCGACTACCCGGGGCTGGAGGAGTTCCGGGGCGAGATCATGCACGCCTCGTCCTACAAGGACCCGACCCAGCTGCGCGGCAAGCGGGTGCTGGTGGTGGGCGCCGGCAACACCGGCTGCGACATCGCGGTGGAGGCCGCCCAGCAGGCCTCGGCCTGCTGGCACTCCAGCCGACGCGGCTACTGGTACGCCCCGAAGTACGTCCTGGGTCGCCCCGCCGACCAGGTGAACGACCTGTTGCTGGCGTGGCGCGTACCGCTGGCGGTGCGGCAGTGGCTCTACCACCGGCTGCTGCGGCTGACCGTCGGCGACCTGACCCGCTTCGGCCTGCCGAAGCCGGACCACCGGGTCTACGAGACCCATCCGATCGCCAACAGCCAACTGGTGTACTACGCCGGGCACGGCGCGCTGCGACCGGTGCCGGACGTGGCCCGCTTCCACGGCGGCTCGGTGGAGCTGACCGACGGCCGCCGGATCGAGCCGGAACTGGTCGTCTTCGCCACCGGGTACCTGCCCCGGTTCGAGTTCCTCGACCCCGCGGTGCTCGGCGACACCGACGGCTCGGGTCGGCCCCGGCTCTGGCTGAACGCCTTCGCCGCCGGCCACCCGACGCTGGCGGTGGCCGGTCTGGTGCAACCGGACTCCGGCATCTTCGCCCTGTCGCACTGGCAGACGGTGCTCTTCGCCCGGCTGTTGCGTAGCCGCGTGGAGCGTCCGGAGCGGGCGGCGGCGTTCGCCGAGCGGGTGGCCGCCGGGGTGGGGCAGCGGTACTCCGGGCGGGTCAAGGAGAGCAGCCGGCACTGGTTCGAGGTGGCCCACGCCGACTACCTGCGCGCCGTCCAGCGCGCCCTGCACGAGTTGGAGGGCAAGTGA
- a CDS encoding Crp/Fnr family transcriptional regulator — MEMRLPEPGDALTGVDMFAGLEPEVRQRVIAAAVPRTYRKGQLLFVENDPGESLIVLRRGAVAVFRTAPTGERAVLSVVRPPDVLGEVSLLDASTRSASAEAIEDCAALALSRGAFMELVHSNPRILDAVMRSLGGLIRRLTEQNADHVFLDLPGRVAKTLVRLAGESQAPMITIELNQSQLAEMAGGSRQSVNQAIGSFASRGWLRTEGRRIVVTDVAALRRRAGMSDR; from the coding sequence GTGGAGATGCGCCTGCCGGAGCCGGGTGACGCGCTCACGGGCGTCGACATGTTCGCCGGCCTGGAGCCGGAGGTCCGCCAGCGGGTGATCGCGGCGGCCGTGCCCCGCACGTACCGCAAGGGCCAGCTGCTGTTCGTGGAGAACGACCCGGGCGAGTCGCTGATCGTGCTGCGGCGGGGAGCGGTCGCGGTGTTCCGCACCGCGCCGACCGGGGAACGCGCGGTGCTGTCGGTGGTCCGGCCGCCGGACGTGCTGGGTGAGGTGTCGCTCCTGGACGCCTCCACCCGCTCGGCGTCCGCCGAGGCGATCGAGGACTGCGCCGCGTTGGCGCTGTCCCGGGGTGCCTTCATGGAGCTGGTCCACTCCAACCCGCGCATCCTCGACGCGGTGATGCGCTCGCTCGGCGGGCTGATCCGCCGGCTGACCGAGCAGAACGCCGACCACGTCTTCCTCGACCTGCCCGGTCGGGTGGCCAAGACCCTGGTCCGGCTGGCCGGGGAGAGCCAGGCCCCGATGATCACCATCGAGCTGAACCAGAGCCAGCTCGCGGAGATGGCCGGCGGTTCCCGGCAGAGCGTCAACCAGGCCATCGGCTCGTTCGCCAGCCGGGGCTGGTTGCGTACCGAGGGCCGGCGGATCGTGGTCACCGACGTGGCCGCGCTACGTCGGCGCGCCGGCATGAGCGATCGCTGA
- a CDS encoding SRPBCC family protein: MADSSTQSIVVAAPPERVAAVICDFPRYPEWTETVRRTEVVEEYTDGYASQVRFTIDAGVMADEYVLAYAYAEDLSHIEWHLVAPSRMQRAQRGSYDIVGNADGTSTVTYTLEVELSVGMIGMFRRKAEKMIMDTALKQLKRRVETPDAAQ; the protein is encoded by the coding sequence ATGGCGGACTCCTCCACCCAGTCGATCGTCGTCGCCGCGCCACCGGAACGGGTGGCCGCGGTCATCTGCGACTTCCCGCGTTACCCCGAGTGGACCGAGACGGTGCGGCGCACCGAGGTGGTCGAGGAGTACACCGACGGATACGCCAGCCAGGTGCGGTTCACCATCGACGCGGGGGTGATGGCCGACGAGTACGTCCTGGCGTACGCCTACGCCGAGGACCTGTCGCACATCGAGTGGCACCTGGTGGCCCCCTCGCGGATGCAGCGCGCCCAGCGGGGGTCGTACGACATCGTCGGCAATGCCGACGGCACCTCCACGGTGACCTACACCCTCGAGGTGGAGCTCTCGGTCGGGATGATCGGGATGTTTCGCCGCAAGGCCGAGAAAATGATCATGGATACCGCGTTGAAGCAACTCAAGCGCCGGGTAGAGACACCTGATGCTGCGCAGTGA
- a CDS encoding alpha/beta hydrolase — protein MKTPPVRVLRAREWSRPVPAARREVLSALPELDEGRPPLLFVPGFGHGAWAFAEHWLGHAAARGFPAYALSLRGHGESAPAPEATLRAYAHDVTQVAAGLPRQAVLVGHGAGALVVTRALARYPARAAVLVAPVLGGWATLGAALRHHPAGTLPAVFGGRLRLNRQQLFGRELPDAQARRYLSRLGRASRRAQWQLLAHRESEPAVGDPPTLVLGSPDDRVVPPAALNRAAQRYGAAPLLFPGMGHDLMLDTRWQEPIDAILDWLARA, from the coding sequence GTGAAGACCCCGCCGGTGCGGGTGCTGCGGGCCCGGGAGTGGTCCCGCCCGGTTCCGGCGGCCCGCCGGGAGGTGCTCAGCGCCCTGCCCGAGCTGGACGAGGGGCGTCCACCACTGCTGTTCGTGCCGGGCTTCGGCCACGGTGCCTGGGCGTTCGCCGAGCACTGGCTGGGGCACGCGGCGGCGCGCGGTTTCCCGGCGTACGCGCTGAGTCTGCGCGGGCACGGCGAGAGCGCGCCGGCACCGGAGGCGACGCTGCGGGCGTACGCGCACGACGTGACCCAGGTGGCGGCGGGCCTGCCGCGCCAGGCGGTGCTGGTGGGCCACGGCGCCGGGGCCCTGGTGGTGACCCGCGCGTTGGCCCGCTACCCGGCGCGGGCCGCGGTGCTGGTCGCGCCGGTGCTCGGCGGCTGGGCGACGCTCGGCGCGGCGCTGCGGCACCACCCGGCCGGCACCCTGCCGGCGGTCTTCGGCGGCCGGCTGCGGCTCAACCGCCAGCAGCTGTTCGGCCGGGAGCTGCCCGACGCCCAGGCCCGCCGGTACCTGTCCCGGCTGGGGCGGGCCAGCCGTCGGGCCCAGTGGCAGCTGCTGGCGCACCGGGAGTCGGAGCCGGCGGTGGGCGACCCGCCCACGCTGGTGCTGGGCAGCCCGGACGACCGGGTGGTCCCGCCGGCCGCGTTGAACCGGGCGGCCCAGCGTTACGGCGCCGCGCCGCTGCTCTTTCCCGGCATGGGGCACGACCTGATGTTGGACACCCGCTGGCAGGAGCCGATCGACGCGATCCTGGACTGGCTGGCCAGGGCCTGA
- a CDS encoding DUF308 domain-containing protein, with translation MSAGGARRGRRDNGLDASEYAVAGDVDPRVGEHLLDVLAAGGIAAYLQPSADLNPVTRTTTVPARPVDRLYVDRSHLRTARDYLTQLADEATPERPRDDEPDIDAEWARIVAGYHDTPTVDRRPWPAAEDVDDEPAGGPSRATVDDTAAPTATDVRRLPYAGDISGISLGRDRSDEPSLLEGLDTFGAHLPDDDNDRYHPPPPPPLPRVSKYAAVGVLAIVLGFVLFLFPWLLPVDRSVVTLLGFTGILAGFVTLIWRLRPGDAEDDPDDGAVV, from the coding sequence GTGTCAGCGGGTGGGGCCCGTCGGGGACGGCGGGACAACGGGCTCGACGCGAGTGAGTACGCGGTCGCCGGCGACGTGGACCCTCGGGTCGGTGAGCACCTGCTCGACGTGCTGGCCGCCGGCGGGATCGCCGCCTACCTGCAGCCCTCGGCCGATCTGAACCCGGTCACCCGGACCACCACGGTGCCGGCCCGACCGGTCGACCGGCTCTACGTCGACCGGTCCCACCTGAGGACCGCCCGGGACTACCTCACCCAGCTCGCCGACGAGGCGACCCCGGAGCGTCCCCGCGACGACGAACCCGACATCGACGCCGAGTGGGCCCGCATCGTCGCCGGCTACCACGACACCCCCACCGTCGACCGGCGCCCCTGGCCGGCGGCGGAGGACGTCGACGACGAGCCGGCCGGCGGCCCCTCCCGGGCCACCGTGGACGACACCGCCGCGCCGACCGCCACCGACGTGCGCCGGCTGCCGTACGCCGGCGACATCTCCGGCATCTCCCTGGGCCGGGACCGGTCGGACGAGCCCTCCCTGTTGGAGGGGCTGGACACCTTCGGCGCCCACCTGCCCGACGACGACAACGACCGGTACCATCCCCCGCCGCCACCGCCGCTGCCCCGGGTGTCGAAGTACGCCGCGGTAGGTGTCCTGGCCATCGTGCTGGGTTTCGTGCTCTTCCTCTTCCCCTGGCTGCTCCCGGTGGACCGGTCGGTGGTCACGCTGCTCGGCTTCACCGGCATCCTGGCCGGCTTCGTCACCCTGATCTGGCGGCTGCGCCCCGGTGACGCCGAGGACGACCCGGACGACGGCGCGGTCGTCTGA
- a CDS encoding alpha,alpha-trehalose-phosphate synthase (UDP-forming) gives MRQSSLVVVAMRLPIDDSVAPDGACEWRRSPGGLVSALHPLLRNTPATWVGWAGGSGPAPSLPDVDGVHMHTVPLSLEDLRDHYEGFANATLWPLYHDAVEQPEHHRRWWEAYQRVNQRYAEATAEVAEPGAIVWVQDYHLQLVPGLLRALRPDLRIGYFLHVPFPPPELFMQLPRRAELLHGMLGADLVGFQRPQAAHNFAQLATKVLGVAATDRRIAVDDRVVRIGAFPVSIDTAEMSALAASAEVAERAERFRRDLGEPERVILSVDRMDYTKGIEQRLTAYSELLASGHVKVRDTVLVQVAVPSRERVGQYQILRERVEREVGRINGEFGRVGEPAIHYLTQPFDRAELAALYRVADVMAVTPLRDGMNLVAKEYVAARVDDTGALLLSEFAGAATELSQAYLVNPHDLEGLKQGLLSALQADPADVTTRMRAMREHLHRHDITAWARSYLSALDETGSLVDRLPATH, from the coding sequence ATGCGACAGAGTTCCCTGGTCGTGGTGGCGATGCGCCTCCCCATCGACGACAGTGTGGCCCCCGACGGGGCCTGCGAGTGGCGCCGGAGCCCGGGCGGTCTGGTCAGCGCCCTGCACCCGCTGCTGCGCAACACCCCCGCCACCTGGGTCGGCTGGGCCGGCGGCAGCGGCCCGGCACCCAGCCTGCCCGACGTGGACGGCGTGCACATGCACACCGTGCCGCTGAGCCTGGAGGACCTGCGCGACCACTACGAGGGTTTCGCCAACGCCACCCTCTGGCCGCTCTACCACGACGCCGTCGAGCAACCCGAGCACCACCGTCGCTGGTGGGAGGCGTACCAGCGGGTCAACCAGCGGTACGCCGAGGCCACCGCCGAGGTGGCCGAGCCCGGCGCGATCGTCTGGGTGCAGGACTACCACCTGCAACTCGTTCCCGGGCTGCTCCGCGCGCTCCGCCCCGACCTGCGGATCGGCTACTTCCTGCACGTGCCGTTCCCGCCGCCGGAGCTGTTCATGCAGTTGCCCCGTCGGGCGGAGCTGCTGCACGGCATGCTCGGTGCCGACCTGGTCGGGTTCCAGCGACCCCAGGCGGCGCACAACTTCGCCCAACTGGCCACCAAGGTGCTCGGGGTCGCCGCCACCGACCGGCGCATCGCCGTCGACGACCGGGTGGTCCGCATCGGCGCGTTCCCGGTCTCCATCGACACCGCCGAGATGTCGGCGCTGGCGGCCAGCGCGGAGGTCGCCGAGCGGGCCGAGCGGTTCCGCCGCGACCTGGGCGAGCCCGAGCGGGTCATCCTCAGCGTCGACCGGATGGACTACACCAAGGGCATCGAGCAGCGCCTCACCGCGTACAGCGAGCTGCTGGCCAGTGGGCACGTCAAGGTCCGCGACACGGTCCTGGTGCAGGTGGCGGTGCCCAGCCGGGAACGGGTCGGGCAGTACCAGATCCTGCGCGAACGCGTCGAACGCGAGGTGGGGCGGATCAACGGCGAGTTCGGCCGGGTCGGCGAGCCCGCCATCCACTACCTCACCCAGCCCTTCGACCGGGCCGAGCTGGCCGCGCTCTACCGGGTCGCCGACGTGATGGCGGTGACTCCGCTGCGCGACGGGATGAACCTGGTCGCCAAGGAGTACGTCGCCGCCCGGGTCGACGACACCGGCGCGCTGCTGCTCAGCGAGTTCGCCGGGGCCGCCACCGAGCTGTCCCAGGCGTACCTGGTCAACCCGCACGACCTGGAGGGGCTCAAACAGGGCCTGCTCTCGGCGTTGCAGGCCGACCCGGCCGACGTCACCACCCGGATGCGGGCGATGCGCGAGCACCTGCACCGGCACGACATCACCGCCTGGGCCCGGTCCTACCTCAGCGCCCTGGACGAGACCGGCTCGCTTGTCGACCGCCTGCCCGCCACCCACTGA